The Acidobacteriota bacterium genome contains a region encoding:
- a CDS encoding tetratricopeptide repeat protein, which produces MNAVVICQHCGAKIRAGRERCPRCRERLTGAEAVSATPRFDVNRAAPFAVGALAVVALVTAFALWRQASNTVDVSVQAAPVPAPAAASAAPVATAPAPRSAGKPGELPFLDSRYAGGTAYAAGEYERAVALYREAVQRNPRDAESWSNLGQVLVRLNQHDEAAGAFQRAIALNGDRWAYHFNLGRVLGLLERWDESVASYQRAQRLYPDDYAVAFNLGLALRKKGDEAGAAQQFQRAIELDPQEPTFHMSLAISHDKLGRKDDALAEYRKTLELAPEAPEAPQIRARIDALLK; this is translated from the coding sequence ATGAACGCCGTTGTCATCTGCCAGCACTGCGGCGCGAAGATCCGCGCCGGGCGCGAGCGGTGCCCGCGCTGCCGCGAAAGGCTGACGGGCGCCGAGGCGGTTTCCGCCACGCCGCGGTTCGACGTGAACCGCGCGGCGCCGTTTGCGGTCGGCGCGCTCGCGGTCGTCGCGCTCGTGACCGCTTTCGCCCTGTGGCGGCAGGCATCCAACACCGTTGACGTCTCTGTGCAGGCCGCGCCGGTCCCGGCGCCAGCCGCCGCTTCAGCAGCCCCGGTGGCGACGGCGCCGGCACCGCGGAGCGCCGGCAAACCCGGCGAGCTGCCCTTCCTCGACTCGCGCTACGCGGGCGGCACCGCCTATGCCGCCGGTGAATACGAGCGCGCCGTGGCGCTGTACCGTGAAGCCGTGCAGCGGAATCCGCGCGACGCCGAGTCGTGGAGCAACCTCGGGCAGGTCCTCGTCCGGCTCAATCAGCATGACGAGGCGGCCGGCGCGTTCCAGCGGGCGATTGCCTTGAACGGGGACCGCTGGGCCTATCACTTCAACCTGGGCCGCGTGCTGGGACTGCTGGAGCGTTGGGACGAATCGGTCGCCAGCTACCAGCGGGCGCAGCGCCTGTACCCCGACGACTACGCCGTGGCCTTCAATCTCGGCCTCGCGCTGCGCAAGAAGGGTGACGAGGCGGGGGCCGCGCAGCAGTTCCAGCGGGCGATCGAGCTCGACCCGCAGGAGCCGACATTTCACATGTCGCTCGCGATCAGCCACGACAAGCTCGGCCGGAAGGACGATGCGCTGGCGGAGTATCGCAAGACGCTGGAGCTGGCGCCAGAAGCGCCAGAAGCGCCGCAGATTCGCGCCCGGATCGACGCTCTGCTAAAATAA
- a CDS encoding prepilin-type N-terminal cleavage/methylation domain-containing protein, with translation MDSARSRSRETGFSLVEVLISTGILMTVSLGVAQMFILAGTETRQGKPETSATALAEQKLEQLRGLTWGFDTEGLGLPASDTTTSLAKDPPDATGTGLNPSPADVMEKNTAGFVDFLDGNGAYLGTGTTPPVNTVYIRRWSIEPLPTNPNNTLILQVFVTTKDREARRGADTNKRWKLPGDAWLVSIKTRKSS, from the coding sequence ATGGACTCGGCAAGATCCAGATCCCGTGAAACCGGCTTCAGCCTCGTCGAGGTGCTGATCTCGACCGGCATCCTGATGACCGTGTCGCTGGGCGTCGCGCAGATGTTCATTCTCGCGGGCACCGAGACGCGGCAGGGGAAGCCGGAGACGTCCGCCACCGCGCTCGCCGAGCAGAAGCTGGAGCAGCTCCGGGGTCTCACGTGGGGATTCGACACCGAGGGGCTCGGGTTGCCGGCATCGGACACGACGACGAGCCTGGCGAAGGATCCGCCGGACGCGACGGGCACCGGGCTGAACCCATCTCCCGCCGACGTCATGGAGAAGAACACGGCCGGGTTCGTCGATTTCCTCGACGGCAACGGCGCGTACCTCGGGACCGGCACGACGCCGCCGGTCAACACCGTGTACATCCGGCGCTGGTCGATCGAGCCGCTGCCCACCAACCCGAACAACACGCTGATCCTCCAGGTGTTTGTCACCACCAAGGACCGGGAAGCGCGCCGCGGCGCCGACACGAACAAGCGGTGGAAGCTGCCGGGCGACGCCTGGCTCGTGTCGATCAAGACGAGGAAGTCGTCATGA
- a CDS encoding GspH/FimT family pseudopilin, whose product MRDDRGFSLVEILAVVAVIGVIAAVATPLWRDTVDGMRLGSSTRELERQLQDARLKAVATNRKMRVRPNCPVTGQYRMVQVFGTTTAVDSRDVNVSRCDESLYPYDASNQNPVTKLQDGPVRRLYEGVTVTPETGVSAVEFWSDGRAFKVDSGGVRAAIATPITITLTRGSNTKRITVNGLGKIQIP is encoded by the coding sequence ATGCGTGATGATCGCGGTTTTTCACTCGTCGAGATCCTGGCCGTCGTGGCAGTTATTGGCGTGATTGCCGCCGTGGCGACGCCACTGTGGCGAGACACCGTCGATGGAATGCGGCTCGGCTCGTCGACGCGCGAGCTGGAGCGGCAGTTGCAGGATGCACGGCTCAAAGCCGTCGCCACGAATCGCAAGATGCGCGTGCGTCCGAACTGTCCCGTGACGGGCCAGTACCGGATGGTGCAGGTCTTCGGCACGACGACCGCGGTGGATTCGCGCGACGTCAACGTCTCGCGCTGCGACGAGTCGCTGTACCCGTACGACGCCTCGAACCAGAACCCCGTGACCAAGCTGCAGGATGGCCCGGTCCGGCGGTTGTACGAGGGAGTGACGGTGACGCCGGAAACCGGCGTCAGCGCCGTGGAGTTCTGGTCCGACGGCCGCGCGTTCAAAGTCGACAGCGGCGGTGTGCGCGCCGCGATTGCGACGCCCATCACCATCACGCTGACCAGGGGCAGCAATACGAAGAGGATCACCGTCAATGGACTCGGCAAGATCCAGATCCCGTGA
- a CDS encoding PAS domain-containing protein — protein MTRAGYLLLGLTAIVGVLAGVIAFALMQFVSAARNLRRGAKEQGGETVFMAAAVEEAVNKLRQQERAMSLRAEASERLSGQIIANLTSGLLVVGEEGRVETLNPAGRRLLGMPDADWTGHYRDVLAGAAPLAGVIEECMTSAHPIVRRAIRVGRGGTTHLGVTVSPMREGHGPVQGAVCLFSDLSAVVELEEQLRLKDSLARLGELTAGLAHEFRNGLATIHGYARLLDPERMPAEFKPYVGGLRAETDSLREVVTNFLNFAKPAQLTLGPVDMRTIAERAAEDVRGEVASRGGAVRAAGAFADVLGDEVLLRQAFSNLCRNALEACAEADRTPRIAIHSSVDAQAGVLRLVVSDNGPGIDPALGDRVFQPFVTGRSRGTGLGLALVQKIIVTHNGRITAGRSEAGGAAFHVALPLAAPGASTAVT, from the coding sequence ATGACCCGCGCCGGCTACCTGCTGCTCGGACTGACCGCGATCGTCGGCGTGCTGGCGGGCGTCATCGCGTTCGCCCTGATGCAGTTCGTGTCGGCCGCCCGCAACTTGAGGCGCGGCGCGAAGGAACAGGGGGGCGAGACCGTCTTCATGGCCGCCGCCGTCGAGGAGGCCGTCAACAAGCTCCGGCAGCAGGAGCGCGCGATGTCGCTGCGCGCCGAAGCCTCCGAGCGTCTCAGCGGGCAGATCATCGCGAACCTGACGTCCGGGCTGCTGGTGGTCGGCGAGGAGGGAAGGGTCGAAACCCTGAACCCGGCCGGTCGCCGGCTGCTCGGAATGCCGGATGCGGATTGGACGGGGCACTATCGCGACGTCCTGGCGGGGGCCGCACCTCTGGCCGGCGTGATCGAGGAGTGCATGACGAGCGCGCATCCGATCGTGCGTCGCGCGATTCGCGTCGGACGCGGCGGCACGACACACCTGGGCGTCACCGTCTCTCCCATGCGGGAAGGCCACGGCCCCGTCCAGGGCGCGGTCTGCCTGTTCAGCGATCTGAGCGCCGTCGTGGAACTCGAGGAACAGCTGCGGCTGAAAGACAGCCTCGCCCGGCTCGGCGAGCTGACCGCCGGGCTCGCCCACGAGTTCCGCAACGGCCTGGCGACGATCCACGGCTACGCCCGGCTGCTCGATCCCGAGAGGATGCCCGCGGAGTTCAAGCCCTATGTCGGCGGCCTGCGCGCGGAAACCGATTCGCTGCGGGAGGTCGTGACGAACTTCCTGAACTTCGCCAAGCCGGCGCAGCTCACGCTCGGACCCGTCGACATGCGGACGATCGCGGAGCGCGCCGCCGAGGACGTGCGGGGCGAAGTGGCCTCGCGCGGGGGAGCGGTCCGCGCGGCCGGCGCATTCGCGGACGTCCTCGGCGACGAAGTGCTCCTGCGGCAGGCGTTCAGCAACCTGTGCCGGAATGCGCTCGAGGCGTGCGCCGAGGCGGACCGCACGCCGCGCATCGCGATCCACTCGTCGGTCGACGCTCAGGCCGGCGTTCTGCGCCTCGTCGTGTCGGACAACGGCCCGGGAATCGATCCGGCCCTTGGCGATCGGGTGTTCCAGCCGTTTGTCACGGGCCGCAGCCGCGGGACCGGCCTCGGCCTCGCCCTCGTTCAGAAGATCATCGTCACGCACAACGGCCGTATCACCGCGGGGCGGAGCGAGGCCGGCGGCGCCGCCTTTCACGTCGCCTTGCCGCTGGCCGCGCCGGGCGCTTCCACTGCTGTTACCTAA
- a CDS encoding prepilin peptidase: MRPPPAGALVTLLGLAVGSFLNVVIYRLPRRESLVWPGSRCPQCGAAIRWYDNIPVAGWLLLRGRCRACRKPIPARYPIVEFVTMAAFLLCYWRFGEDFLLIPRLLLVAALIALFAIDLEHQLLPNAITLPGIAAGVLFALFLPPGIRDSLIGVAAGGGVLWVIGEGWSRLRGVEAMGFGDVKMLAMVGAFLGWQLVVVTFVLSSLVGGLAAALLLATRRTTWTSAIPYGTFLALAAFVAALWGEDLMNWYLSFYL; the protein is encoded by the coding sequence GTGAGGCCGCCACCGGCCGGAGCGCTCGTCACGCTCCTCGGCCTCGCCGTCGGCAGTTTCCTGAACGTCGTCATCTACCGGTTGCCGCGGCGCGAGTCGCTCGTGTGGCCCGGCTCCCGGTGCCCGCAGTGCGGCGCGGCCATCCGTTGGTACGACAACATCCCGGTCGCCGGGTGGCTGCTGCTCCGCGGCCGGTGCCGCGCCTGCCGGAAGCCGATCCCGGCCCGCTACCCGATCGTCGAATTCGTGACGATGGCCGCGTTCCTGCTGTGCTATTGGCGGTTCGGCGAGGACTTCCTGCTGATCCCCCGGCTGCTGTTGGTGGCCGCCCTCATCGCGCTGTTCGCGATCGATCTCGAGCACCAGTTGCTGCCCAATGCGATCACGCTGCCCGGCATCGCGGCCGGCGTGCTCTTCGCGCTGTTCCTGCCGCCGGGCATCCGCGATTCGCTGATCGGCGTCGCCGCCGGCGGCGGCGTGCTGTGGGTCATCGGCGAAGGGTGGTCGCGGCTGCGCGGCGTCGAGGCGATGGGATTCGGCGACGTGAAGATGCTGGCGATGGTGGGCGCGTTCCTCGGCTGGCAGCTCGTGGTGGTCACCTTCGTGCTGTCGTCGCTCGTCGGCGGCCTTGCCGCCGCCCTGCTGCTCGCCACGCGGCGGACCACCTGGACGAGCGCCATCCCGTACGGGACGTTCCTCGCGCTCGCGGCGTTCGTGGCGGCGCTCTGGGGTGAGGACCTCATGAACTGGTATCTTTCGTTCTACCTATGA
- a CDS encoding ABC transporter permease, translating into MTAIGHIALNVYRESVRDRVLYNLVFFALLIIGASYLIGQLTAGQDVKIIKDLGLAAIALFGLFIAVFIGIGLVSKEVERRSVYALIAKPVRREALVAGKYAGLVLTLLVNVAIMVVVWYAVLAVMAWTTEPLLKAGWEAPAVDPRLLRAVALVFVELMLVTAIALFFSTFSTPIVSAAMTFGLYVAGHFAADLKNLGSIIKSPAAAMIGNGLYYVLPNLASFDIKAEVVHGHDVPLRYLLISSGYGLLYIAALLLAAMFIFSRRDFK; encoded by the coding sequence GTGACCGCCATCGGCCATATCGCGCTGAACGTCTACCGCGAGTCGGTGCGCGACCGCGTGCTCTACAACCTGGTCTTCTTCGCGCTCCTCATCATCGGCGCGTCGTACCTGATCGGCCAGCTGACCGCGGGCCAGGACGTCAAGATCATCAAGGACCTCGGGCTCGCGGCGATCGCGCTGTTCGGGCTCTTCATCGCCGTCTTCATCGGCATCGGCCTCGTGTCCAAGGAAGTGGAGCGCCGCAGCGTCTACGCGCTCATCGCCAAGCCGGTGCGCCGCGAGGCGCTCGTCGCGGGAAAGTACGCAGGCCTCGTGCTGACGCTGCTCGTGAACGTCGCGATCATGGTGGTCGTCTGGTACGCCGTGCTCGCCGTCATGGCGTGGACGACCGAGCCCCTCCTGAAGGCAGGATGGGAGGCGCCGGCCGTGGACCCGCGGCTCCTCCGGGCGGTGGCGCTGGTGTTTGTCGAGCTGATGCTCGTGACCGCCATCGCGCTGTTCTTCTCGACCTTCTCCACGCCCATCGTTTCGGCCGCCATGACCTTCGGCCTCTACGTCGCGGGGCACTTCGCCGCCGACCTGAAGAACCTCGGGTCGATCATCAAGTCGCCGGCCGCCGCCATGATCGGCAATGGCCTCTACTACGTGCTGCCAAACCTCGCGAGCTTCGACATCAAGGCGGAGGTCGTGCACGGCCACGACGTCCCGCTGCGCTACCTGTTGATCTCGTCCGGCTACGGGCTCCTCTACATCGCCGCGCTCCTGCTCGCCGCGATGTTCATTTTCTCGAGGCGCGATTTCAAATAG